One genomic segment of Pedobacter endophyticus includes these proteins:
- the gldD gene encoding gliding motility lipoprotein GldD, which produces MKILKIILLPFALLLFATACKNNNYTPKPKAYYRIEFPKKSYTQFYGPAPFSFGFPRYASMEQDKRSDAKQDWYNLHFKQFNGYLHLTYYDVSSRSEYNEMVEDARKLAFKHTIKASAIDQRLINYPEKRVYGIYYAIEGNTASSVQFFLTDSVKHYFRGALYFNERPQYDSIAPVIKFIKTDIDTLISTFKWRD; this is translated from the coding sequence ATGAAAATATTAAAGATAATTCTTCTTCCTTTTGCTCTGCTTCTATTTGCTACGGCTTGTAAAAACAATAATTACACCCCGAAGCCAAAGGCCTATTACAGAATCGAATTTCCGAAAAAATCTTATACACAGTTCTATGGGCCGGCCCCATTTAGCTTTGGGTTTCCTAGGTATGCATCAATGGAGCAAGACAAACGATCTGACGCGAAACAGGATTGGTATAACTTGCATTTTAAGCAATTTAACGGTTATTTACACTTGACTTATTACGATGTTTCGAGCCGGAGTGAATACAACGAAATGGTTGAAGATGCACGAAAATTGGCCTTTAAACATACGATTAAGGCAAGTGCCATCGATCAACGGCTGATTAACTATCCTGAAAAAAGAGTTTATGGCATTTATTATGCCATTGAGGGGAATACAGCTTCGTCGGTTCAGTTCTTTTTAACAGATAGCGTGAAGCACTATTTCAGGGGGGCACTTTATTTTAACGAAAGACCTCAGTACGATTCAATTGCTCCGGTAATTAAATTTATTAAAACCGACATAGACACGTTGATATCTACATTTAAGTGGCGCGATTAA
- a CDS encoding ABC transporter permease yields MNTSFYIAKRYLFAKKSTNAINLISGISMVGVMVGSAALIIILSVFNGLETVVLGMFDTITPQIQITPAKGKTFDPTTPFFNGLRKNKDVYAFSEVLQENALLKYNDKQAVGMVKGVSDDYLKNQKLDSTIKEGRFVLHNKSGDNAVIGSGLQTYLAVNTLDPFTELELYSPKKSISVNSINPANDFNTKSIRVSGVFEVQQEFDSGIIVPLEFARQLLDEPRNVSSLEIDLNPGVDIDKFKAQLIEHLGNGFSVKNRAEQNSSLHHIFNSEKSMVYIILTFILIIAIFNVVGSLTMLVIDKVKDIAILSSLGAGKKLIKQIFLLEGMMITMSGCVLGLVIGLVFYYLQHNFGLIKMGEGTLLNSYPIGLKWKDFILVFITVGIFSFLASALSANLSVKKINQINQTL; encoded by the coding sequence GTGAATACGTCGTTCTATATTGCCAAACGGTACTTGTTTGCAAAAAAATCAACAAATGCCATCAACCTGATATCTGGCATATCAATGGTTGGTGTTATGGTTGGCAGTGCTGCTTTAATCATCATCCTATCGGTGTTTAACGGCTTGGAAACCGTGGTATTGGGCATGTTTGATACAATTACGCCCCAAATTCAGATTACGCCGGCAAAGGGCAAAACTTTCGACCCAACTACGCCATTTTTTAACGGGTTAAGAAAAAACAAAGATGTGTATGCCTTTTCTGAGGTGCTGCAAGAAAATGCCCTGCTTAAGTATAACGATAAACAGGCAGTTGGAATGGTTAAGGGTGTAAGCGATGACTATTTAAAGAACCAAAAGCTCGACAGCACCATTAAGGAGGGCCGTTTTGTTTTGCACAATAAAAGTGGTGATAATGCTGTTATCGGATCTGGCTTACAAACATACCTGGCAGTAAATACGCTCGATCCTTTTACTGAACTGGAGCTGTATTCGCCCAAGAAAAGCATTTCGGTAAATTCCATAAATCCGGCAAACGATTTTAACACAAAAAGTATTCGCGTGAGCGGCGTTTTTGAGGTTCAGCAGGAGTTTGACAGTGGAATTATCGTACCGCTGGAGTTTGCAAGGCAATTACTTGATGAACCCAGAAATGTTTCATCGTTGGAAATAGATCTCAATCCGGGTGTTGATATCGATAAATTTAAGGCTCAACTAATTGAACACCTTGGCAACGGCTTTTCGGTGAAGAACCGGGCAGAGCAAAATAGCTCGTTGCACCATATTTTTAATTCAGAAAAAAGTATGGTTTACATCATTCTCACGTTTATATTAATTATAGCCATATTCAATGTTGTAGGCTCGTTAACGATGCTGGTGATCGACAAGGTTAAAGATATTGCGATTTTAAGCAGCCTTGGCGCTGGCAAGAAATTAATTAAGCAGATCTTTTTGCTCGAAGGCATGATGATTACCATGTCGGGGTGCGTGTTGGGATTGGTAATCGGGTTGGTGTTTTATTACTTGCAGCACAACTTCGGGTTGATCAAAATGGGCGAGGGAACTTTACTGAATTCTTACCCGATTGGGCTAAAATGGAAAGATTTCATTTTAGTTTTTATAACAGTGGGCATTTTCTCATTTTTGGCATCTGCTTTGTCAGCCAACTTGAGTGTAAAAAAAATAAATCAAATAAATCAAACCTTATAG
- a CDS encoding MBL fold metallo-hydrolase, with amino-acid sequence MITVKTFTFNAYSENTYLLFDETKSCIIVDPGMYDAAEQNELTLFIKSNDLKPVLLLNTHCHLDHVFGNKFIFDTYGLKAQFHEGELPILTAVPGYAPSMGFTRYEVSPLPEVFLPESGTVRFGNSSLELIFSPGHSPAHLCFYSKADGFLIGGDVLFYGSIGRTDLPGGNHQQLIQNISTKLFVLPDETKVYPGHGPATTIGFEKQHNPFF; translated from the coding sequence ATGATCACAGTAAAAACATTTACTTTTAACGCCTACAGTGAAAACACTTATCTGCTTTTTGACGAAACAAAATCGTGTATCATCGTCGATCCAGGCATGTACGATGCGGCTGAGCAGAATGAGCTGACTTTATTTATCAAATCAAATGATTTAAAACCAGTTTTATTGTTAAATACGCATTGTCACCTTGATCATGTATTTGGCAATAAGTTCATTTTCGACACTTACGGACTAAAAGCTCAATTTCATGAGGGTGAGTTACCTATCTTAACTGCTGTACCGGGTTATGCTCCATCAATGGGCTTTACGCGGTATGAAGTTTCGCCGTTGCCGGAGGTATTCTTACCCGAAAGTGGAACAGTTAGATTTGGCAATAGTAGCCTCGAATTAATCTTTTCTCCGGGGCATTCTCCTGCGCATTTGTGCTTTTATAGCAAGGCCGACGGCTTTTTAATAGGCGGCGACGTACTTTTCTATGGAAGCATAGGCCGCACTGACCTGCCCGGAGGCAATCACCAGCAACTTATCCAAAACATTTCGACTAAACTATTTGTATTACCAGATGAAACGAAGGTTTATCCGGGGCATGGGCCAGCAACAACTATAGGTTTCGAGAAACAACATAATCCTTTTTTTTAA